The sequence below is a genomic window from Lycium ferocissimum isolate CSIRO_LF1 chromosome 9, AGI_CSIRO_Lferr_CH_V1, whole genome shotgun sequence.
acgttgaatgtaagtaacaaatcccaaacccgaaggaaaggaaaatggtaaacaatcataagctacaattttagctatttctacacgctcttttttcttgccatacttaaaatttctaccggttcgtgggtctatcgtcatttgaatacccccacatttgaacccgtttcgctctctccccaaacatccgtatgtttctttctcatatgaccatttagtgtacccgttccaccatccttcgGTTCCTTAcctaaaagcaaatacttgtccacatagcAGGCATTTAAATGTTTGGCTTTCCctatccttagtcataaatttttaaattttagcggttggcttacgagttctaggcggtttgtcttgtgtatgtgattgtgcaggacatgGATATGAAAATTAATCCgacaatttggtaccttcgttccaactctatctttatttttagcaatttaatttacgcaatttaattctagaagaaTATGTCCTGcgcaatcacatacacaagacaaaccacctagaactcgtaagccaaccgctaaaatttaaaaatttatgactaaggataaGGAAAGCCAAACTGCTAAATGTACTATATGTCGAcaagtatttgcttttaggcAAGAGGAACTAAAAGGACGGATGTGGAACGAGTACActaaatggtcatatgagaaagaaacatatggatATTTAGGGAGAGAAAATGGGTTCAAATCTGGGAGGTATTCAAATGAtaatagacccacgaaccggtaaaatttttaagtatgacaagaaaaaaaagcgtgtagaaatagctaaaatggttgcttttgatgctttaccattttcctttcctttcggGCTCAGTTTGTGACTtatattcaacgttgttataatccatTATTTCGAGGGTATTCCAAGATTAGAGCTGATattatagatttgtataaaaaatatagattttatttgcgccatgtatttaattctttaaattgtaatgtttctcttgTCGCGATTTGATCTTAATCttacaagttagattttttgctattacaCGTCATTGGATCGATGATAATCGACGCAAAAAAAGAAtgatagcttttttatatgatgaagggaaagATCGTCACGATGAAAAATTTTTAGttgattcaatgtctactattatgagattttttaacatttatataaaaatactttgtattgctttagataatgcttctaataatacaaaggcgattggtcttttaaaaaggaaattaaaccctccgctaaaaaatatttttcatgtgagatgtaatTGTCACATTTTCAACTTGATTGTTAAAGATGATCTTGAGTGTTTTGAagattttattcaaaaaattagaaatgtggttgcgtttcttttttgtaatgctaatacgACAAAActgagagattttaagaattcttgtgtaaaatggctacttttggacctgaaaattcaagtagaagtgACACTAAGTgaaactacacttacattatgttacaacaagcatatgattaTAGGATTctcatacaacaagttcacaatcATTTTAATACGAATAGTGATGATTGATTAAATATTAccgattgggaagatgttaaggaatgtgttgaactcttacaaattttttataatgcaactcttgctttttctagataATTTTATCCCACAGTAAtcgaaattttagcctacttagcgaaAATAGgaagagttttacaagagtataaaaataaatccggTTATCAAGTCCGTTGCTCTACGCCCTAATACTTCTCAAAGTAAagaaaaagggcttgtcgggtttgtccaatttaaaagttttacattcacatctAACTCTTTCTtataatgcaaactttgatgaatatcacttttatttgatgcagccaaatgtggatatcaaccaactagatgatttggacgtcttagcatggtggaagaaatacaaggcgAGTCGTCGATACTTttaagaatggctcgagatatccttacggttcaaataTCAATCGTGACTTCGGAGTGCATTTAGCCAAAGAAGACAACAAAGTGGAGatcatagacactcattatccgaATTTAGCTTGCAGAAGCACTTAGTGTGCATTCGCACGGATTGAtcgagcgacgcaaccaaaacttagaaagCGGGAAGGcaaagaggaagagattgaaaatttgatagcaagtggagtggaccaaatggaagactttgaagatatctccataaCCGAATATGATATGGCGGATATTAGCCAAATGATTGACacttttgattttattattctactatttcttaagaactcatgtattatttgtaagttaaaaaaaattagaacttgcaaataaatgttatccatgaatgaacaaaatatatggctcattgagttttcttctatttacttgtgttcatatttttatttatattaagttaggaatatacctaaaatatactaagaatatatacttataatatatctatttaaattaaaaactagaaagttatatatttgaaaaataactaaaatatacttataatataaatatacttaatttagaaaataagaatttataaacgtaaaaaaaacttaagttataatacatataacttaaacatatataactaTATCTAGTATAGATATAACTTAAACACACACACTAGATATAacttaaacacacacacacatatatatatatgtttaagttatatgactatatatagtatacatataatttaaacatatatatatatataagttatataacctaagtatattgatatatatatatataagtatattcttaatatattttagatatatgtaatataattttttaacaatataacttaatatatatatatatatatatatatatatatatatatgctgttAGTTAAGAATATATAAACTATGAATGTTTCGACGGGCGCATTTCTTATAGTTCGCAAACAAATTTTAtgcctaaaaaaaataagtcagtaaataacttatttttttttttttatgttcgttTTCACTTTATAAACGCTTTCGTATAAATTggaaataaattaattattttttttttgagcttattttaagacaaacgATTTTGTTCCgccaccaaacactcaaaaataaaacaaatcttataagcaacttataagccaatccaaacgggctctatgtACTTTCTGTTGAGAAAAGCCTAACAAAAGCTGTGGACCGGAGagagtatatacatatggagTATAGTACTGCAGAAAGCTGTGGTACTGTCTGTGGAAGACAACTCAAGGCGAACAAAAGTCTTTTGTGGTAGGCAGCAATGAAAGACACTTGGCCCCATGTGCATGTGCAGTAGCTTCCCTGAAATGCAACCACACAAAAAGATATCCTCATTGTAATTACAAGTTCACACCCTGCATCAAGTCAAGCTTTGTGAGCAAAGCATCAGTCAACTTTCAACTCCTCATATTTCATTCCACCAGCCAACTACATTTAAAAAATACAGATTCATTGTTTACTCATCAACTTTAATTTGTGTTACAATTCCCACTCTAGTCTCCCTCCACATATCTACATATGGCAGAAGCTTTCCTTCAAGTTGTGCTAGACAATCTGAGTTCTTTCATCCAAGGGGAACTTGGATTGCTTTTTGGTTTTAAGGAGGAGTTTGTAAATCTCGAAAGCTTGTTTTCTACAATCCAAGCTGTGCTAGAAGATGCCCAGAAGAAGCAATTTAAGGACGAATCAATAAAGAACTGGTTAAAGAAACTCAATATTGCTGCATATGAAGTTGATGACATCTTGGACGAATGCAAAACTAAGGCCACACGATTAAAGCAGTCTGAATGTGGGTGTTATCATCCAAAGGTTATCAGTTTCCGGCGCAAGATCGGGAAAAGGATGAAAGAAGTGATGAAAAGACTAGA
It includes:
- the LOC132069185 gene encoding putative disease resistance protein RGA3, with the translated sequence MAEAFLQVVLDNLSSFIQGELGLLFGFKEEFVNLESLFSTIQAVLEDAQKKQFKDESIKNWLKKLNIAAYEVDDILDECKTKATRLKQSECGCYHPKVISFRRKIGKRMKEVMKRLDAIAKERRDFHLNEMTTERQATRRETGAHL